A window of the Sporosarcina sp. FSL K6-2383 genome harbors these coding sequences:
- a CDS encoding metal-sensitive transcriptional regulator, protein MEYDNKVTNRVKRLEGQLRGILRMMEEGKDCKEVITQLSAVRSGVDRTIGVIVSENLVECVQNAEGDQSKMNEFVQEAVNLLVKSR, encoded by the coding sequence ATGGAGTATGATAACAAGGTCACAAACCGTGTCAAACGTTTAGAAGGTCAGCTTCGAGGTATTCTACGTATGATGGAAGAAGGAAAAGATTGCAAGGAAGTCATTACGCAACTGTCAGCTGTACGTTCTGGCGTAGATCGTACCATTGGCGTTATCGTTAGTGAAAATTTAGTAGAGTGTGTGCAAAATGCAGAAGGTGATCAATCAAAAATGAATGAGTTCGTGCAAGAAGCAGTCAATCTACTTGTGAAAAGCCGATAA
- a CDS encoding FAD-dependent oxidoreductase, with product MSKKVVVIGGVAGGASTAARIRRMDEQAEIIMFEKGPHVSFSNCSLPFHLSGIVENSEKLILMDPVAFKSKYNIEARVQQEVLSINREAKTVTVTNVVTGEEYEEHYDTLVLSPGASPIVPTIEGVHAPHVFTIRNVVDIERLHQFVQMNDIDNIAVIGGGFIGVEVAENLRLAGRDVSLIEFADQIMMPFDNDMVQILHKEMMDKGVEVIVGDGLTKVADTHVELNSGKIVKAQAVILAVGVRPETRLAKEAGLEIGELGGIKVDANYRTNDPSIYAVGDAIEVYHQLLRKPTRLALAGPAQRQARAAADHMYGIPHQNMGVIGSSSIQIFDLACASTGLNEKVAKQAGIQADSVYIIAPDKVGLMPNSNPLHFKLVFEVPTGKILGAQAIGKGNADKRIDVIATLIMMGGTLEDLKELELTYSPMFSTAKDVVNLAALVALNVLYGRFKQIHVSEVRELVEQNAVIIDVREKGEFANGHLVNARNVPLSELRERMDEIPKDVPVYVHCRSAQRSYNAVMALQNSGYTSVVNISGSFLGICLYEYYHDVTTGREPIVTAYNFN from the coding sequence TTGAGTAAGAAAGTTGTAGTGATAGGAGGCGTAGCTGGAGGTGCCTCGACGGCAGCGCGTATTCGACGTATGGATGAACAAGCGGAAATTATCATGTTTGAAAAAGGACCCCATGTATCCTTTTCAAATTGCTCTTTGCCCTTTCATTTAAGTGGCATTGTTGAAAATAGTGAAAAGCTCATCTTGATGGATCCGGTCGCCTTTAAATCAAAATATAATATCGAAGCCCGTGTTCAGCAAGAAGTCCTATCGATTAATCGTGAAGCTAAGACAGTGACAGTGACAAATGTAGTCACAGGAGAAGAGTATGAGGAGCACTACGATACGTTGGTGCTATCACCGGGAGCGAGCCCGATTGTGCCTACTATAGAAGGTGTTCATGCTCCACATGTATTTACAATACGTAATGTAGTAGATATAGAGCGATTACATCAATTTGTACAAATGAATGATATTGATAATATCGCAGTGATTGGCGGTGGATTCATCGGTGTAGAAGTCGCTGAAAACTTACGGTTAGCGGGACGCGATGTCTCACTGATTGAGTTTGCGGATCAAATTATGATGCCATTTGATAATGATATGGTACAAATTTTGCATAAGGAAATGATGGATAAAGGTGTTGAGGTGATTGTTGGTGATGGGCTTACGAAAGTGGCGGACACGCATGTGGAGTTAAACTCAGGCAAAATAGTGAAAGCACAAGCGGTTATCCTTGCGGTAGGCGTACGTCCAGAGACAAGGCTTGCGAAAGAAGCGGGCTTGGAGATTGGGGAACTTGGCGGTATCAAAGTAGATGCGAATTATAGGACGAATGATCCTTCTATTTATGCCGTAGGTGATGCCATTGAAGTGTATCATCAATTATTACGTAAACCAACGCGATTAGCACTTGCTGGACCAGCTCAACGTCAAGCACGTGCAGCAGCAGATCATATGTATGGTATTCCTCATCAAAATATGGGGGTCATTGGTTCGTCAAGTATTCAAATCTTTGATTTGGCTTGTGCATCGACGGGGCTTAATGAAAAAGTAGCGAAACAGGCGGGGATTCAAGCGGATAGCGTGTATATAATTGCGCCAGACAAAGTTGGTTTGATGCCAAATAGTAACCCACTCCATTTCAAATTAGTATTTGAAGTGCCGACGGGTAAAATTTTAGGTGCTCAGGCGATTGGAAAAGGAAATGCAGATAAGCGTATAGATGTCATTGCGACACTGATTATGATGGGAGGAACGTTGGAGGACCTAAAAGAGCTAGAGTTAACGTACTCACCGATGTTTAGCACGGCAAAGGATGTCGTGAATCTAGCAGCACTTGTTGCTCTAAATGTTTTATATGGTCGCTTTAAGCAAATCCACGTATCCGAAGTCCGTGAATTGGTAGAACAAAACGCGGTTATTATCGACGTTCGTGAAAAAGGTGAATTTGCAAATGGCCATCTAGTGAATGCACGCAATGTTCCACTTAGTGAATTACGCGAGCGCATGGATGAAATACCAAAAGATGTACCTGTATATGTTCACTGTCGTTCTGCCCAACGTAGTTATAATGCAGTAATGGCACTACAGAACAGTGGGTATACAAGTGTCGTCAATATTTCTGGCTCGTTTTTAGGAATTTGTTTATATGAATATTATCATGATGTAACAACAGGTCGCGAACCAATTGTGACAGCATATAATTTTAACTAA
- a CDS encoding chromate transporter: protein MTITNRFKTLLEILLVSTRLGLTSFGGPTAHLGYFHEEYVRRRKWMDEKSYADLVALAQFLPGPASSQVGIGIGVMRAGVLGGIVSFIGFTMPSVIALILFALLLTGFDVGNAGWLHGLKIVAVAIVAHAIIGMAKGLAPDVKRKTIALCALLGTLLWQTAFTQIAVILLAALVGFLLFKQHDRQHEVSSTFPISKTISIICLTLFFGLLFLLPVLREISGSYWVAMFDSFYRSGSLVFGGGHVVLPLLEQELVSTGWLSGEAFLAGYGATQAVPGPLFTFAAYLGTVMKGWQGGLVATFAVFLPAFLLILGALPFWDRLRSNPTIKGAIMGVNAAVIGILISAFYFPIWTSAILVPADFALAAILFSMLAYWKLPPWIVVVAGIVGGSLLPFLA from the coding sequence ATGACTATAACCAATCGATTCAAAACACTGTTAGAAATATTACTAGTGTCAACACGACTCGGCCTGACCTCTTTTGGCGGACCTACCGCGCATTTAGGCTATTTCCATGAGGAATACGTCCGCAGAAGAAAGTGGATGGATGAAAAAAGTTATGCGGATTTAGTCGCGTTAGCACAATTTTTACCTGGGCCTGCTAGTAGCCAGGTCGGCATTGGGATAGGCGTAATGCGTGCTGGCGTCTTAGGTGGCATCGTCTCTTTTATTGGCTTTACAATGCCCTCAGTTATTGCACTTATTCTTTTCGCCTTATTGCTTACTGGGTTTGACGTTGGAAATGCCGGCTGGTTGCACGGCTTAAAAATTGTCGCTGTAGCCATCGTTGCCCATGCCATTATTGGAATGGCTAAAGGCTTGGCGCCTGATGTAAAGCGAAAAACAATTGCTTTATGTGCTCTACTAGGAACACTTCTTTGGCAAACGGCTTTTACCCAAATTGCTGTCATTTTGCTTGCGGCACTTGTCGGATTTTTATTATTTAAACAGCATGATCGCCAGCATGAAGTCAGTTCTACATTTCCAATTTCAAAAACTATTTCGATCATTTGTCTAACATTATTTTTTGGTTTACTATTTTTATTACCCGTTTTACGGGAGATTTCTGGCTCCTATTGGGTAGCTATGTTTGATAGTTTTTACCGCTCTGGTTCGTTAGTATTCGGTGGTGGGCATGTCGTGTTGCCTTTATTAGAACAGGAATTGGTATCGACTGGCTGGTTGAGTGGGGAGGCATTTCTAGCGGGATATGGGGCTACACAAGCAGTTCCTGGTCCTCTATTTACATTCGCTGCTTATTTAGGAACTGTCATGAAGGGCTGGCAAGGTGGTTTGGTCGCAACGTTTGCGGTATTTTTGCCCGCCTTCCTGCTCATTTTAGGAGCACTGCCATTTTGGGATCGATTACGAAGCAATCCTACCATTAAAGGTGCTATTATGGGTGTCAATGCTGCGGTAATCGGGATACTCATCTCGGCCTTTTATTTTCCAATTTGGACGAGTGCAATCTTAGTACCTGCAGACTTCGCTTTAGCAGCTATTTTGTTTAGTATGCTGGCGTATTGGAAGTTACCGCCTTGGATTGTCGTGGTCGCCGGAATTGTCGGAGGTTCTTTATTACCTTTCCTAGCTTAA
- a CDS encoding MBL fold metallo-hydrolase — protein sequence MLVKKSSDFGEKNGVSFLNGKVKFQGVSLNVYSYVADGVLIDTGSQSLRQHFEPFIDKADFDQVMITHFHEDHTGCAAYVEKTKKLPIYINEKTIDYCAQRANYPLYRQLFWGRRKPFQAKVMPDTFTSRNATWDAIDTPGHAYDHKAFLNRETGQLFTGDLYVNEKTRVILEEESVPTIIQSLERVLTYDFQEVFCNHKGFVEDGRSALERKLNNLLALQQDVLALHEQGNPATEICKKLFPRKYPIVKFSNGEWDSIHIITSIVKEL from the coding sequence GTGTTAGTAAAGAAATCATCGGATTTTGGGGAGAAAAATGGCGTTTCTTTTTTGAATGGGAAAGTGAAATTCCAAGGTGTCTCCTTGAATGTATACAGTTATGTGGCAGATGGTGTGTTGATTGATACAGGATCGCAGTCTTTGCGTCAGCATTTTGAGCCTTTTATTGATAAGGCGGATTTTGACCAAGTGATGATCACGCATTTTCATGAGGACCATACGGGCTGTGCGGCCTATGTGGAAAAAACGAAGAAGTTACCGATTTATATTAATGAAAAAACAATTGACTACTGTGCACAACGGGCCAATTATCCTTTGTATCGCCAACTGTTTTGGGGAAGAAGAAAGCCGTTTCAAGCGAAAGTGATGCCTGACACATTTACATCTAGAAATGCGACATGGGATGCCATTGATACACCAGGTCATGCGTATGACCACAAAGCGTTCTTGAATCGGGAAACGGGCCAATTATTTACGGGGGATTTATATGTGAATGAAAAGACGAGAGTCATCTTGGAAGAAGAAAGTGTTCCTACTATTATTCAATCATTAGAGCGGGTGTTGACGTATGATTTTCAAGAGGTATTTTGCAATCACAAAGGTTTTGTTGAAGACGGACGATCTGCGCTAGAGAGGAAATTAAACAATCTATTAGCCCTTCAACAGGATGTGCTAGCTTTGCACGAACAGGGCAATCCAGCTACTGAAATTTGTAAGAAGCTATTTCCCCGGAAATACCCGATTGTCAAATTTTCAAACGGGGAATGGGATTCTATACATATTATTACATCGATTGTGAAAGAGCTTTAA
- a CDS encoding SulP family inorganic anion transporter: MYTLKQQWFGNIRADILAGIVVGLALIPEALAFAFIVGVDPRVALYASFTIAVITAFVGGRPGLISAATGAMALVLVSLMANHGLQYVLAATILTGIIQLILGGLGVANLMRFIPNSVMLGFVNALGIMIFITQMPYLLGSTSMTYVFALITLILVYAIPRFFTAIPAPLIAIVVMTSIALLSGVKLQTIGDLGTMPNSLPIFFLPDIPLNFETLKIIFPYALALSIVGLLESLLTSQVLDDMTDTPSNKNKEARGQGIANFITGFFGGMAGCALIGQSIINMKSGGRGRLSTLTAGVFLMFLIIVLGDVVVKIPMPVLVGVMIMVSFTTFNWGSFKFLKQAPKSESLVMLLTVVIILYTHNLAIGVVMGVVFSALFFVAKISRVTVTYDEDEYKVKGPLFFASTTKFMQSFDDVTKKDIVINFENSQLWDESAVGAIVKVKQKLEQKGVKVQIQGLNSSSKQLYEQLT; encoded by the coding sequence ATGTATACTTTAAAACAACAATGGTTTGGGAATATACGTGCCGATATTTTAGCAGGTATCGTTGTGGGACTTGCACTCATTCCTGAAGCGTTGGCTTTTGCATTCATTGTAGGTGTAGATCCACGTGTCGCGTTATATGCTTCATTTACGATTGCGGTCATTACTGCATTTGTAGGGGGGCGACCTGGTTTAATTTCAGCTGCGACAGGTGCGATGGCTTTGGTACTCGTCAGCTTAATGGCGAATCATGGCCTACAATATGTACTAGCAGCCACAATTTTAACAGGAATTATTCAATTAATTCTCGGCGGACTCGGTGTTGCGAATTTAATGCGCTTCATCCCAAACTCCGTCATGCTTGGATTTGTGAATGCACTGGGGATTATGATTTTTATAACACAAATGCCCTATTTACTGGGGTCAACTAGTATGACCTATGTATTTGCGCTGATTACATTAATTTTAGTGTATGCAATTCCACGATTTTTCACAGCTATTCCCGCGCCTCTTATTGCAATTGTCGTGATGACAAGTATTGCACTCCTAAGTGGTGTCAAGTTACAAACGATTGGCGATTTGGGAACAATGCCAAATTCATTGCCGATATTTTTCCTCCCAGATATCCCGCTTAACTTTGAAACGTTAAAAATTATCTTTCCTTATGCTTTGGCATTATCCATTGTCGGTTTATTGGAGTCATTACTGACATCTCAAGTATTGGATGATATGACGGATACGCCGAGCAATAAAAATAAAGAAGCGCGTGGACAAGGAATCGCCAACTTTATCACTGGCTTTTTCGGTGGAATGGCAGGCTGTGCTTTGATTGGCCAGTCCATTATCAATATGAAGTCAGGCGGACGAGGACGTCTATCAACATTGACCGCGGGTGTATTTCTGATGTTTTTAATTATCGTTTTAGGTGATGTTGTGGTTAAAATTCCGATGCCTGTTCTTGTTGGGGTTATGATTATGGTGAGTTTTACAACATTTAATTGGGGTTCGTTTAAGTTCCTCAAGCAAGCGCCTAAATCGGAATCCCTCGTTATGCTCCTGACAGTTGTCATTATTTTATATACGCATAACTTAGCAATTGGTGTTGTGATGGGTGTTGTATTCAGTGCATTATTTTTTGTTGCCAAAATTTCTCGTGTGACAGTCACATATGATGAGGATGAATATAAAGTAAAAGGGCCTTTGTTTTTCGCCTCCACTACAAAGTTTATGCAGTCATTTGATGATGTTACTAAAAAGGACATTGTCATTAATTTTGAAAACAGTCAGCTATGGGATGAATCGGCAGTCGGTGCAATCGTTAAAGTGAAACAAAAGCTTGAGCAAAAAGGTGTGAAGGTACAGATTCAAGGCCTAAATTCTTCAAGTAAACAATTGTACGAGCAGTTAACATAA
- a CDS encoding universal stress protein, whose product MRIAVAIDGSDNALRAAKLAITLCKCLPDAHLEIIYVSDYNKAKDERLLAQSPESLTLKREQKIHPIVELAADAEVKTKMTMLKGNPSQEIIKYVNAEHIDQLVIGSRGLNTLQEMVLGSVSHKVMKHVDCPITIVK is encoded by the coding sequence ATGAGAATTGCTGTAGCCATTGATGGGTCCGATAATGCTTTACGTGCAGCCAAACTTGCGATTACACTTTGCAAATGCTTACCTGATGCGCATTTAGAAATTATTTATGTATCCGATTATAATAAAGCAAAAGATGAACGTCTGTTAGCACAAAGCCCTGAGAGCTTAACATTAAAACGCGAGCAAAAAATACATCCTATTGTAGAGCTAGCAGCTGATGCCGAAGTGAAGACGAAGATGACCATGTTAAAAGGAAATCCTAGTCAAGAAATTATCAAGTACGTGAATGCAGAGCACATTGACCAGCTTGTCATCGGGAGTCGCGGCTTAAATACGCTGCAAGAAATGGTACTAGGTAGCGTCAGTCACAAAGTCATGAAGCATGTGGACTGTCCGATAACGATTGTTAAATAG
- the sstT gene encoding serine/threonine transporter SstT: MKNLFAKWNQISLVKRIVIGIIVGIILALIVPNVSGISILGSLFVGALKAVAPILVLFLVMHAIAAHKSGTKTNMKSILGLYGIGTLLAGVVAVAASFMFPVTLTLTTGAENLSPPEGILEVLQTLLFNIVANPIDALISANYLGILMWAVVLGLALKHANQNTKDVLGNFSDAITKVVQWIINLAPIGILGLVFDAIVTTGFSALKVYGELILILVGCMLFIAFVMNPIIVYIYTRKNPYPLVLMVLRESGITAFFTRSSAANIPVNMKLAEKLGLDEDTYAVSIPLGATINMAGAAVTISVLTLATVHTLGIEVDFMTALLLSVVAAVSAAGASGVPGGSLLLIPLACALFGVPSDIAMQVVGVGFIIGVIQDSCETALNSSSDVLFTATAEYAQERKEGKPVSMMTWGFKQK, from the coding sequence ATGAAGAATTTATTTGCCAAATGGAACCAAATAAGCTTAGTAAAAAGGATTGTTATCGGTATTATTGTTGGTATTATTTTAGCTTTAATCGTTCCTAATGTAAGTGGAATCTCGATTTTGGGTTCTTTATTTGTCGGTGCATTAAAGGCAGTTGCACCAATCTTGGTTTTATTCTTAGTGATGCACGCGATTGCGGCGCATAAAAGTGGTACGAAAACGAATATGAAATCGATTCTGGGGCTATATGGGATAGGTACACTCCTAGCAGGAGTTGTCGCTGTTGCTGCAAGCTTTATGTTCCCTGTCACACTCACACTGACAACAGGAGCAGAAAATCTTTCTCCTCCAGAAGGTATTTTGGAAGTTTTACAAACATTACTATTTAACATAGTTGCCAATCCAATTGATGCATTAATCAGTGCCAACTATCTAGGAATATTAATGTGGGCAGTTGTTCTTGGGCTTGCATTGAAACATGCTAATCAAAATACGAAAGATGTATTAGGCAATTTTTCGGATGCCATTACTAAAGTCGTACAATGGATCATTAATTTAGCACCAATTGGAATTTTGGGTCTTGTTTTTGACGCAATTGTAACAACTGGTTTTTCTGCTTTAAAAGTGTACGGTGAATTGATTTTAATTTTAGTGGGATGTATGTTATTTATCGCATTTGTTATGAATCCGATAATCGTATACATCTATACGCGGAAAAATCCGTATCCACTTGTTTTAATGGTGTTAAGAGAAAGCGGTATCACAGCATTCTTTACACGGAGTTCAGCTGCAAATATTCCAGTAAACATGAAATTGGCTGAAAAACTTGGGTTGGATGAGGATACGTATGCAGTATCCATCCCTCTAGGTGCTACGATTAATATGGCTGGTGCAGCGGTTACAATTTCTGTACTAACGCTTGCAACTGTCCATACACTCGGCATTGAGGTTGACTTTATGACTGCACTTTTACTTTCTGTTGTGGCTGCTGTCTCTGCTGCAGGTGCTTCAGGTGTTCCAGGCGGATCACTATTACTAATCCCACTAGCATGTGCTTTGTTTGGGGTTCCAAGTGATATTGCGATGCAAGTCGTCGGTGTCGGCTTTATCATCGGGGTTATTCAGGATTCTTGTGAAACGGCATTGAATTCATCTTCTGACGTATTGTTCACAGCTACAGCTGAATATGCCCAAGAACGTAAAGAAGGTAAACCGGTTTCTATGATGACTTGGGGATTTAAACAAAAGTAA
- a CDS encoding mechanosensitive ion channel family protein, producing the protein MEFISNQLLKMEVDPTLVRYLSTIIMIFFIIIVCVLANFIAKKVVIQIITRIVKNTKFKWDDILLERKVFHRLSHIVPAIILHYFSSTFPAYQQLIEKGVIAYLIIMGLIIINTVLNVVNDIYQTYEVAKTKPVKGYIQVVKIIIVTVGIILVIANLMDKSPFILLSGIGALSAVLMLVFRDSLLGLVAGVQLTTNDMVRVGDWIEMPKYEADGDIIDISLNTVMVQNWDKTITMIPSYALISDSFKNWRGMQNSGGRRIKRSLFIDTTSISFCSAETIEHLKNIHYISDYLTTREREIAEYNIHNEINQSNPVNGRALTNIGVFRAYISNYLQHHPGINQEMTLMVRQLAPSEHGLPIEIYGFTNDIRWAVYETVQADIFDHLFAVASEFGLRIFQIPSGNDLKSIGLADSNR; encoded by the coding sequence ATGGAGTTCATTAGTAACCAACTGTTAAAAATGGAAGTGGATCCTACCTTAGTTCGGTATCTTTCCACTATCATTATGATCTTTTTTATAATTATTGTTTGTGTGCTTGCCAATTTTATCGCAAAAAAGGTAGTTATCCAAATCATTACGCGCATTGTGAAAAACACGAAATTTAAGTGGGATGATATTCTTTTAGAGCGAAAGGTTTTCCATAGGTTATCGCATATTGTACCTGCGATTATCCTGCATTACTTTTCGTCAACCTTCCCAGCCTATCAGCAGTTGATTGAAAAAGGGGTAATTGCTTACCTCATTATCATGGGGTTAATCATTATCAATACCGTATTAAATGTGGTTAATGATATTTATCAAACGTATGAAGTAGCTAAGACCAAGCCAGTCAAGGGTTATATTCAGGTTGTTAAAATTATAATCGTCACTGTCGGGATCATTTTGGTGATTGCGAATTTGATGGATAAAAGCCCATTTATTTTGCTAAGTGGGATTGGTGCTCTTTCCGCCGTGCTCATGTTAGTGTTTAGAGATTCGTTACTAGGTCTTGTTGCAGGAGTCCAGCTGACGACTAATGATATGGTCCGCGTAGGTGATTGGATTGAAATGCCTAAATATGAGGCAGATGGAGATATTATTGATATTTCATTAAATACAGTCATGGTGCAAAACTGGGATAAAACAATTACGATGATTCCAAGCTATGCGCTAATATCCGATTCCTTTAAAAACTGGCGTGGAATGCAAAATTCGGGTGGGCGACGGATAAAACGATCGTTATTTATCGATACAACGAGTATTTCATTTTGCAGCGCAGAGACGATTGAGCATTTGAAAAATATCCATTACATTTCGGATTATCTCACGACTAGGGAACGCGAAATTGCGGAGTACAATATCCACAATGAAATTAATCAAAGCAATCCAGTGAACGGAAGAGCCCTTACAAATATTGGTGTATTTAGGGCGTATATCAGTAATTACCTCCAACATCACCCTGGTATTAATCAAGAAATGACCTTGATGGTGAGACAGTTAGCACCTAGTGAGCATGGGCTGCCCATCGAAATATACGGATTTACAAATGATATCCGATGGGCCGTGTACGAAACGGTTCAAGCAGATATTTTTGACCACCTTTTTGCCGTAGCTTCCGAGTTCGGACTTCGGATATTCCAGATTCCATCTGGGAATGATTTGAAATCTATTGGATTAGCTGATTCAAATCGATAA
- a CDS encoding GNAT family N-acetyltransferase: protein MNISYKLMSSVSFEEAHVLFNRGFEGYLVPMNLSFDTFVSRFGNDGLSPALSIVAYDGTDPIGFVLQGIREVDGQKISWNGGTGIIPEYRGRKLGYSLMVEAEKIIKERNVSVATLEALSENKAAISLYEKCGYKVEDDLLFLRANEMLDSKEPDLTGYEMKRIPATQSIGSDLFPSIVPWQTDASNTPKIGGEAVVISKNGEVQAACLIRKKCVYGDKAESITLFQVKENGNEDALSKLLAYALEYDQSINRTTYNFLKGNGRVVSSLLASGFEKTTISQVFMTKFY, encoded by the coding sequence ATGAACATTTCGTATAAATTGATGTCTTCAGTAAGCTTTGAAGAAGCACATGTCCTATTTAATCGTGGATTTGAAGGCTATTTAGTGCCGATGAATTTATCTTTTGATACATTCGTCAGTCGTTTTGGGAATGATGGATTATCTCCGGCATTATCCATCGTTGCATATGATGGAACAGATCCAATTGGCTTTGTGCTCCAAGGAATTAGAGAAGTGGATGGTCAAAAGATTTCTTGGAATGGTGGAACAGGAATTATTCCAGAATATAGAGGCAGGAAATTGGGGTATTCCTTGATGGTGGAAGCGGAAAAAATCATAAAGGAACGTAATGTTTCTGTAGCGACCTTAGAGGCGCTTTCTGAAAATAAGGCAGCTATCTCTTTATATGAAAAATGTGGTTACAAAGTAGAGGACGATTTACTCTTTTTACGTGCAAATGAAATGTTAGATAGTAAGGAACCGGATCTTACTGGCTATGAAATGAAAAGAATTCCGGCTACCCAATCGATTGGCTCAGATTTATTTCCATCGATTGTCCCTTGGCAAACGGATGCTAGTAACACGCCGAAAATAGGTGGGGAAGCTGTGGTGATTTCAAAGAATGGAGAGGTGCAGGCAGCTTGTCTGATTCGAAAAAAATGTGTGTATGGCGATAAGGCGGAAAGCATTACGTTATTTCAGGTGAAGGAAAATGGGAATGAGGATGCACTAAGTAAGCTACTTGCTTATGCATTAGAATATGACCAATCGATCAATCGTACAACGTATAATTTTTTAAAAGGAAATGGTCGTGTCGTTTCGTCTTTGCTGGCAAGTGGTTTTGAAAAAACGACAATATCACAAGTTTTCATGACAAAATTTTACTGA